The following are from one region of the Camelus dromedarius isolate mCamDro1 chromosome 16, mCamDro1.pat, whole genome shotgun sequence genome:
- the NLRP1 gene encoding NACHT, LRR and PYD domains-containing protein 1 isoform X11 → MAGEAQRQLAWYLEEMKKEELKEFQLRLSDQKPCGHPPGEALTQPENAGGVEVASRLVAQYGEQQAWDLALRTWEQMGLSRLCAQARLEAALMSAQSPSFLYSPSAPNLQSPSWPTSTEVLKFCNSEPLVPLHDSEKRDLRHLPSGTSGSIQKDLLNSLDYESPSKGLPNAPVSTAVLSGWEPPILPNPEPRKQETPGTVWPLAETPETSGNSCTGIRERYQNQRRERPCPTQSWKNEDLHPKFMQLLLLHRSHLRGHEPLVRGSWHHGVIEERGHLIEVRDLFGPDPGTRDKPHTVILYGDAGIGKSTLARQVRRAWEEGQLYRDHFQHVFYFSCRELAQSKVMSLAELLTKDWAGPVAPIGQILSEPEQLLFILNDLDEPNWILEEQRAELCLHWSQRQPVHTLLGSLLEKTVLPEASLLITARTTALQKFIPSLKQPRWVEVLGFSESSRKEYFYKYFTDESQAVRAFSLVASNQALLTMCLVPSVSWLVCTCLQWQMESGEELSLTSQTTTALYLCYLSQALPDQPLGPQLRGLCSLAAEGTWQGKTLFSPGDLRKHGLDGAIISTLLKMRVLQKHPTSLSYSFMHLCFQEFFAAVSCALGDKEEKGRYPNSPGSVEKLPEVYGRRDLFGAPIVRFLFGLLSEPGVRAMESVFSCRLPPERKGDLLSWAKSEVQRERSSLQPDSLQLLHCLYEIQDEQFLMQAMAHFQGSRMCVQTGVELLVFTFCIKFCCHVKRLQLNEGGQRGQAGRPPGVVLLSWVPVTDVCWQALFSVLQVTGGLKELDLSGNLLRHSAVQGLCEALRCPSCHLETLRLANCGLTAEGCKDLASGLSASQTLTELELSFNMLLDAGAAHLCQRLGQPGCGLRRLLLVSCSLTSGCCQDLASMLSAGPSLTELDLQQNDLDDLGVRLLCEGLRHPTCRLTLLWLDQTQLSEEVTEMLRALKEEKPQLLISRRRLKILGSGVILETWVPVLCMCSAVSIRLISQSIQGGKTSVSWKPSLLIPNEGPGGGEMGVNTSSLKRQRQESEGSSPQVAQVGPFCPSAPAPPGDLHTASLGTEDDFWGPTGPVATEMVDKERSLYRVHFPTAGFYHWPSTGLRFVVRGPVTVKIEFCAWDQFLNRTVPPHGWMVAGPLFDIKAEPGAVAALYLPHFVALQETMRGGWPCGLIPWPCRPCPSC, encoded by the exons ATGGCCGGTGAAGCCCAGAGGCAACTGGCCTGGTACTTGGAGGAAATGAAGAAGGAGGAGCTGAAGGAGTTCCAGCTTCGGCTGTCTGATCAGAAGCCCTGCGGGCACCCTCCTGGAGAAGCCCTGACTCAGCCAGAGAATGCGGGTGGTGTGGAGGTGGCCTCTCGCCTGGTGGCTCAGTACGGGGAGCAGCAGGCCTGGGACCTGGCTCTCCGCACCTGGGAGCAGATGGGTCTGAGCAGGCTGTGTGCCCAGGCCCGCCTAGAGGCAGCCTTGATGTCAG cccagtCTCCCTCGTTTCTCTACTCCCCGAGTGCACCCAACCTGCAGTCTCCCAGCTGGCCCACCTCCACTGAGGTGCTGAAGTTCTGCAACTCAGAGCCCCTGGTGCCCCTCCACGACTCAGAGAAAAGGGATTTGAGACACCTACCATCTGGCACATCTGGGTCCATCCAGAAAG ATCTTCTAAACTCCCTAGACTATGAGTCACCAAGTAAGGGATTACCCAATGCCCCCGTATCGACAGCAGTGCTGAGTGGCTGGGAACCCCCAATTCTGCCCAACCCAGAGCCCAGAAAGCAGGAGACTCCTGGGACTGTGTGGCCATTGGCTGAAACACCTGAAACATCTGGAAACAGCTGCACAG GAATCAGAGAGAGATACCAGAACCAAAGGAGAGAGAGGCCCTGCCCTACACAGTCGTGGAAAAATGAAGATTTGCACCCAAAATTCATGCAGTTGCTACTTCTACACAGATCTCACCTCAGGGGCCATGAGCCCCTGGTCAGGGGAAGCTGGCATCACGGGGTGATAGAGGAGCGAGGACATTTGATTGAGGTCAGAGACCTATTTGGCCCAGACCCGGGCACCCGAGACAAGCCTCACACAGTCATACTGTATGGGGATGCTGGAATCGGGAAGTCAACCCTGGCCAGGCAGGTGAGAAGAGCCTGGGAGGAGGGCCAGCTGTACAGGGACCACTTCCAGCATGTCTTCTACTTCAGCTGCAGAGAGCTGGCCCAGTCCAAGGTGATGAGTCTTGCTGAACTCCTCACAAAAGACTGGGCGGGCCCCGTGGCTCCCATTGGACAGATCCTATCTGAGCCGGAGCAGCTGCTCTTTATCCTCAATGATTTAGATGAACCGAACTGGATCTTGGAGGAGCAGAGGGCTGAGCTCTGTCTGCACTGGAGCCAGCGGCAGCCAGTGCACACTCTACTGGGCAGTTTGCTGGAGAAGACCGTACTTCCCGAGGCATCCTTGCTGATCACAGCTCGGACCACAGCTCTGCAGAAGTTCATCCCTTCTTTGAAGCAGCCACGCTGGGTGGAGGTCCTGGGGTTCTCTGAGTCTTCTAGGAAGGAATATTTCTACAAATATTTCACAGACGAAAGCCAAGCAGTTAGAGCCTTTAGCTTGGTTGCATCAAACCAAGCCCTGTTGACCATGTGCCTCGTGCCCTCAGTGTCCTGGCTGGTCTGCACTTGCCTGCAGTGGCAGATGGAGTCGGGGGAAGAACTCTCACTGACATCACAGACGACCACAGCCCTCTATCTGTGCTACCTTTCCCAGGCTCTCCCAGATCAGCCCCTTGGACCTCAGCTACGGGGCCTCTGCTCTCTAGCCGCTGAGGGGACTTGGCAAGGGAAGACCCTGTTCAGTCCAGGAGACCTCAGGAAGCATGGGTTAGATGGGGCCATCATCTCCACTCTCTTAAAGATGCGTGTTCTTCAAAAGCACCCCACCTCTCTGAGCTACAGCTTCATGCACCTGTGTTTCCAGGAGTTCTTTGCAGCAGTGTCCTGTGCACTGGGGGATAAGGAGGAGAAAGGTAGATATCCTAACAGCCCTGGCAGCGTGGAAAAGTTACCAGAAGTGTATGGGAGACGTGACCTGTTTGGGGCACCGATCGTGCGTTTCCTGTTTGGCCTCCTGAGTGAGCCGGGGGTGAGGGCGATGGAGAGCGTCTTCAGCTGCAGGCTGCCTCCGGAGAGGAAGGGGGACTTGCTCTCGTGGGCCAAGTCGGAAGTTCAGCGGGAGCGTTCCTCCCTGCAGCCGGACTCTCTGCAGTTGCTTCATTGTCTGTACGAGATTCAGGACGAGCAGTTCCTGATGCAAGCGATGGCCCACTTCCAAGGATCGAGGATGTGTGTCCAAACCGGCGTGGAGCTCCTGGTGTTCACTTTCTGCATTAAGTTCTGCTGCCACGTGAAGAGGCTTCAGCTGAATGAGGGCGGGCAGCGTGGACAAGCGGGGAGGCCCCCCGGAGTGGTGCT gtTGAGCTGGGTCCCGGTCACAGATGTCTGCTGGCAGGCTCTCTTCTCCGTTCTCCAGGTCACTGGAGGCCTGAAGGAGCTGGACCTAAGCGGGAACCTCTTGCGCCACTCTGCAGTGCAGGGTCTTTGTGAGGCCCTGAGATGCCCTAGCTGCCACCTAGAGACGCTGCG GTTGGCCAACTGCGGCCTCACAGCTGAAGGCTGCAAAGACCTTGCCTCTGGGCTGAGCGCCAGCCAGACCCTGACAGAGCTGGAACTGAGCTTCAACATGCTGCTGGACGCTGGGGCTGCGCACCTGTGCCAGCGCCTGGGACAGCCAGGCTGCGGGCTGCGGCGGCTGCT GCTGGTCAGCTGCAGCCTCACGTCCGGCTGCTGCCAGGACCTGGCCTCCATGCTCAGTGCCGGCCCCAGCCTGACAGAGCTGGACTTGCAGCAGAACGACCTGGACGACCTTGGCGTGAGGCTGCTCTGTGAGGGGCTCAGGCACCCTACCTGCCGACTCACACTCCTGTG GCTGGACCAGACCCAGCTGAGTGAGGAGGTGACAGAGATGCTGAGGGCCCTGAAGGAGGAGAAGCCTCAGCTGCTCATCTCCAGGAGACG ACTGAAGATTCTTGGTTCTGGTGTCATCTTGGAGACGTGGGTTCCCGTCTTGTGCATGTGCAGTGCTGTCTCCATAAGATTAATCAGTCAATCAATTCAAGGAGGCAAAACCAGTGTAAGCTG GAAGCCAAGTCTGCTGATCCCTAATGAGGGCCCAGGTGGCGGAGAGATGGGTGTCAACACGTCCTCACTCAAGCGGCAGAGACAAGAATCAG AGGGAAGCTCCCCTCAGGTAGCACAGGTGGGACCCTTCTGTCCGTCTGCTCCTGCCCCTCCGGGGGACCTGCACACGGCGTCTCTGGGGACTGAAGATGACTTCTGGGGCCCCACAGGGCCCGTGGCTACCGAGATGGTTGACAAAGAGAGGAGCCTGTACCG AGTCCACTTCCCCACAGCCGGCTTCTACCACTGGCCCAGCACGGGTCTCCGCTTCGTGGTGAGAGGGCCAGTGACCGTTAAAATTGAATTCTGTGCCTGGGACCAGTTCCTGAACAGAACTGTCCCACCACACGGCTGGATGGTTGCGGGGCCTCTGTTTGACATCAAGGCTGAGCCAGGAGCCGTGGCAGCTCTGTACCTCCCTCACTTTGTGGCCCTCCAAG AGACAATGAGAGGGGGTTGGCCCTGTGGCCTGATCCCATGGCCCTGCCGGCCCTGCCCTTCCTGCTGA
- the NLRP1 gene encoding NACHT, LRR and PYD domains-containing protein 1 isoform X9: MAGEAQRQLAWYLEEMKKEELKEFQLRLSDQKPCGHPPGEALTQPENAGGVEVASRLVAQYGEQQAWDLALRTWEQMGLSRLCAQARLEAALMSAQSPSFLYSPSAPNLQSPSWPTSTEVLKFCNSEPLVPLHDSEKRDLRHLPSGTSGSIQKDLLNSLDYESPSKGLPNAPVSTAVLSGWEPPILPNPEPRKQETPGTVWPLAETPETSGNSCTGIRERYQNQRRERPCPTQSWKNEDLHPKFMQLLLLHRSHLRGHEPLVRGSWHHGVIEERGHLIEVRDLFGPDPGTRDKPHTVILYGDAGIGKSTLARQVRRAWEEGQLYRDHFQHVFYFSCRELAQSKVMSLAELLTKDWAGPVAPIGQILSEPEQLLFILNDLDEPNWILEEQRAELCLHWSQRQPVHTLLGSLLEKTVLPEASLLITARTTALQKFIPSLKQPRWVEVLGFSESSRKEYFYKYFTDESQAVRAFSLVASNQALLTMCLVPSVSWLVCTCLQWQMESGEELSLTSQTTTALYLCYLSQALPDQPLGPQLRGLCSLAAEGTWQGKTLFSPGDLRKHGLDGAIISTLLKMRVLQKHPTSLSYSFMHLCFQEFFAAVSCALGDKEEKGRYPNSPGSVEKLPEVYGRRDLFGAPIVRFLFGLLSEPGVRAMESVFSCRLPPERKGDLLSWAKSEVQRERSSLQPDSLQLLHCLYEIQDEQFLMQAMAHFQGSRMCVQTGVELLVFTFCIKFCCHVKRLQLNEGGQRGQAGRPPGVVLLSWVPVTDVCWQALFSVLQVTGGLKELDLSGNLLRHSAVQGLCEALRCPSCHLETLRLANCGLTAEGCKDLASGLSASQTLTELELSFNMLLDAGAAHLCQRLGQPGCGLRRLLLVSCSLTSGCCQDLASMLSAGPSLTELDLQQNDLDDLGVRLLCEGLRHPTCRLTLLWLDQTQLSEEVTEMLRALKEEKPQLLISRRRLKILGSGVILETWVPVLCMCSAVSIRLISQSIQGGKTSVSWKPSLLIPNEGPGGGEMGVNTSSLKRQRQESEGSSPQVAQVGPFCPSAPAPPGDLHTASLGTEDDFWGPTGPVATEMVDKERSLYRVHFPTAGFYHWPSTGLRFVVRGPVTVKIEFCAWDQFLNRTVPPHGWMVAGPLFDIKAEPGAVAALYLPHFVALQGNCVDIPLFHVAHFKAEGMLLEKPARVAPCYTVLENPSFSPMGVLLRVVHAALRFIPITSTVLLYHHLHPEEVTFHLYLIPSDCSIQKAIDDEEQKFQFVRIHKPPPLTPLYMGSRYIVSGSERMEIMPEGLWEMRKRAVSEG; the protein is encoded by the exons ATGGCCGGTGAAGCCCAGAGGCAACTGGCCTGGTACTTGGAGGAAATGAAGAAGGAGGAGCTGAAGGAGTTCCAGCTTCGGCTGTCTGATCAGAAGCCCTGCGGGCACCCTCCTGGAGAAGCCCTGACTCAGCCAGAGAATGCGGGTGGTGTGGAGGTGGCCTCTCGCCTGGTGGCTCAGTACGGGGAGCAGCAGGCCTGGGACCTGGCTCTCCGCACCTGGGAGCAGATGGGTCTGAGCAGGCTGTGTGCCCAGGCCCGCCTAGAGGCAGCCTTGATGTCAG cccagtCTCCCTCGTTTCTCTACTCCCCGAGTGCACCCAACCTGCAGTCTCCCAGCTGGCCCACCTCCACTGAGGTGCTGAAGTTCTGCAACTCAGAGCCCCTGGTGCCCCTCCACGACTCAGAGAAAAGGGATTTGAGACACCTACCATCTGGCACATCTGGGTCCATCCAGAAAG ATCTTCTAAACTCCCTAGACTATGAGTCACCAAGTAAGGGATTACCCAATGCCCCCGTATCGACAGCAGTGCTGAGTGGCTGGGAACCCCCAATTCTGCCCAACCCAGAGCCCAGAAAGCAGGAGACTCCTGGGACTGTGTGGCCATTGGCTGAAACACCTGAAACATCTGGAAACAGCTGCACAG GAATCAGAGAGAGATACCAGAACCAAAGGAGAGAGAGGCCCTGCCCTACACAGTCGTGGAAAAATGAAGATTTGCACCCAAAATTCATGCAGTTGCTACTTCTACACAGATCTCACCTCAGGGGCCATGAGCCCCTGGTCAGGGGAAGCTGGCATCACGGGGTGATAGAGGAGCGAGGACATTTGATTGAGGTCAGAGACCTATTTGGCCCAGACCCGGGCACCCGAGACAAGCCTCACACAGTCATACTGTATGGGGATGCTGGAATCGGGAAGTCAACCCTGGCCAGGCAGGTGAGAAGAGCCTGGGAGGAGGGCCAGCTGTACAGGGACCACTTCCAGCATGTCTTCTACTTCAGCTGCAGAGAGCTGGCCCAGTCCAAGGTGATGAGTCTTGCTGAACTCCTCACAAAAGACTGGGCGGGCCCCGTGGCTCCCATTGGACAGATCCTATCTGAGCCGGAGCAGCTGCTCTTTATCCTCAATGATTTAGATGAACCGAACTGGATCTTGGAGGAGCAGAGGGCTGAGCTCTGTCTGCACTGGAGCCAGCGGCAGCCAGTGCACACTCTACTGGGCAGTTTGCTGGAGAAGACCGTACTTCCCGAGGCATCCTTGCTGATCACAGCTCGGACCACAGCTCTGCAGAAGTTCATCCCTTCTTTGAAGCAGCCACGCTGGGTGGAGGTCCTGGGGTTCTCTGAGTCTTCTAGGAAGGAATATTTCTACAAATATTTCACAGACGAAAGCCAAGCAGTTAGAGCCTTTAGCTTGGTTGCATCAAACCAAGCCCTGTTGACCATGTGCCTCGTGCCCTCAGTGTCCTGGCTGGTCTGCACTTGCCTGCAGTGGCAGATGGAGTCGGGGGAAGAACTCTCACTGACATCACAGACGACCACAGCCCTCTATCTGTGCTACCTTTCCCAGGCTCTCCCAGATCAGCCCCTTGGACCTCAGCTACGGGGCCTCTGCTCTCTAGCCGCTGAGGGGACTTGGCAAGGGAAGACCCTGTTCAGTCCAGGAGACCTCAGGAAGCATGGGTTAGATGGGGCCATCATCTCCACTCTCTTAAAGATGCGTGTTCTTCAAAAGCACCCCACCTCTCTGAGCTACAGCTTCATGCACCTGTGTTTCCAGGAGTTCTTTGCAGCAGTGTCCTGTGCACTGGGGGATAAGGAGGAGAAAGGTAGATATCCTAACAGCCCTGGCAGCGTGGAAAAGTTACCAGAAGTGTATGGGAGACGTGACCTGTTTGGGGCACCGATCGTGCGTTTCCTGTTTGGCCTCCTGAGTGAGCCGGGGGTGAGGGCGATGGAGAGCGTCTTCAGCTGCAGGCTGCCTCCGGAGAGGAAGGGGGACTTGCTCTCGTGGGCCAAGTCGGAAGTTCAGCGGGAGCGTTCCTCCCTGCAGCCGGACTCTCTGCAGTTGCTTCATTGTCTGTACGAGATTCAGGACGAGCAGTTCCTGATGCAAGCGATGGCCCACTTCCAAGGATCGAGGATGTGTGTCCAAACCGGCGTGGAGCTCCTGGTGTTCACTTTCTGCATTAAGTTCTGCTGCCACGTGAAGAGGCTTCAGCTGAATGAGGGCGGGCAGCGTGGACAAGCGGGGAGGCCCCCCGGAGTGGTGCT gtTGAGCTGGGTCCCGGTCACAGATGTCTGCTGGCAGGCTCTCTTCTCCGTTCTCCAGGTCACTGGAGGCCTGAAGGAGCTGGACCTAAGCGGGAACCTCTTGCGCCACTCTGCAGTGCAGGGTCTTTGTGAGGCCCTGAGATGCCCTAGCTGCCACCTAGAGACGCTGCG GTTGGCCAACTGCGGCCTCACAGCTGAAGGCTGCAAAGACCTTGCCTCTGGGCTGAGCGCCAGCCAGACCCTGACAGAGCTGGAACTGAGCTTCAACATGCTGCTGGACGCTGGGGCTGCGCACCTGTGCCAGCGCCTGGGACAGCCAGGCTGCGGGCTGCGGCGGCTGCT GCTGGTCAGCTGCAGCCTCACGTCCGGCTGCTGCCAGGACCTGGCCTCCATGCTCAGTGCCGGCCCCAGCCTGACAGAGCTGGACTTGCAGCAGAACGACCTGGACGACCTTGGCGTGAGGCTGCTCTGTGAGGGGCTCAGGCACCCTACCTGCCGACTCACACTCCTGTG GCTGGACCAGACCCAGCTGAGTGAGGAGGTGACAGAGATGCTGAGGGCCCTGAAGGAGGAGAAGCCTCAGCTGCTCATCTCCAGGAGACG ACTGAAGATTCTTGGTTCTGGTGTCATCTTGGAGACGTGGGTTCCCGTCTTGTGCATGTGCAGTGCTGTCTCCATAAGATTAATCAGTCAATCAATTCAAGGAGGCAAAACCAGTGTAAGCTG GAAGCCAAGTCTGCTGATCCCTAATGAGGGCCCAGGTGGCGGAGAGATGGGTGTCAACACGTCCTCACTCAAGCGGCAGAGACAAGAATCAG AGGGAAGCTCCCCTCAGGTAGCACAGGTGGGACCCTTCTGTCCGTCTGCTCCTGCCCCTCCGGGGGACCTGCACACGGCGTCTCTGGGGACTGAAGATGACTTCTGGGGCCCCACAGGGCCCGTGGCTACCGAGATGGTTGACAAAGAGAGGAGCCTGTACCG AGTCCACTTCCCCACAGCCGGCTTCTACCACTGGCCCAGCACGGGTCTCCGCTTCGTGGTGAGAGGGCCAGTGACCGTTAAAATTGAATTCTGTGCCTGGGACCAGTTCCTGAACAGAACTGTCCCACCACACGGCTGGATGGTTGCGGGGCCTCTGTTTGACATCAAGGCTGAGCCAGGAGCCGTGGCAGCTCTGTACCTCCCTCACTTTGTGGCCCTCCAAG GGAACTGCGTGGACATCCCTCTGTTCCATGTGGCCCACTTCAAAGCGGAGGGGATGCTCCTGGAGAAGCCAGCCAGGGTGGCACCCTGCTACACAGTCCTGGAAAACCCCAGCTTCTCCCCCATGGGAGTTCTGCTGAGAGTGGTCCATGCCGCCCTGCGCTTCATTCCCATCACCTCCACCGTGCTGCTGTACCATCACCTCCATCCTGAAGAAGTCACCTTCCACCTCTACCTGATCCCCAGCGACTGCTCCATTCAGAAG GCCATAGATGATGAAGAACAGAAGTTCCAGTTCGTGCGGATACACAAGCCGCCCCCGCTGACCCCGCTCTACATGGGCTCCCGCTACATTGTGTCTGGTTCAGAGAGGATGGAAATAATGCCTGAG GGTTTGTGGGAAATGAGGAAAAGAGCGGTGTCTGAAGGTTGA